From a single Nymphaea colorata isolate Beijing-Zhang1983 chromosome 4, ASM883128v2, whole genome shotgun sequence genomic region:
- the LOC116253592 gene encoding uncharacterized protein LOC116253592, translating into MASSSTGASSTPSDPSHFAYSTAPYTDPAAGAAPAPCFPVPFHLQKPEASAQHPAEYLYQKPYSVPQFSQPAKGPQHLYPSVYVPPAPAPTPLPAAAGVYSLPQYQQAQQLFQRDAQTITPEALESVKAALASSEVENKAETKKKAVPRKAAGQSWEDATLTDWPENDFRLFCGDLGNEVNDEVLSKAFSRFPSFNMARVVRDKRTGKTRGYGFVSFSNPSDLAQAIKELNGKYVGNRPIKLRKSNWKERTDQEALERQKHHSQKKPKLLKKGILHK; encoded by the exons ATGGCATCGTCATCCACCGGTGCATCTTCCACACCATCTGATCCCTCTCATTTCGCGTACTCCACCGCTCCTTACACTGACCCTGCTGCGGGAGCGGCGCCCGCCCCCTGTTTCCCCGTGCCCTTCCATCTCCAGAAGCCCGAGGCGTCTGCCCAGCACCCGGCGGAGTATCTCTACCAGAAGCCCTATTCGGTGCCCCAATTCTCTCAACCAGCGAAAGGCCCGCAGCACTTGTATCCCTCTGTTTACGTTCCCCCCGCTCCTGCGCCGACTCCTTTGCCGGCAGCAGCAGGCGTTTATTCACTCCCTCAGTATCAGCAG gcCCAGCAGTTGTTTCAGAGGGACGCCCAGACGATTACTCCGGAAGCGCTTGAGAGCGTGAAGGCAGCGTTAGCGAGCAGCGAGGTAGAGAACAAGGCGGAGACGAAGAAGAAGGCGGTCCCTCGGAAGGCTGCTGGACAGTCGTGGGAGGATGCCACCCTTACCGATTGGCCGGAAA ATGACTTTCGGTTATTTTGTGGAGATCTTGGAAACGAAGTCAATGATGAAGttctttcaaaagcattttcaaGATTTCCCTCATTTAACATGGCAAGG GTAGTAAGAGATAAAAGGACTGGAAAAACTCGAGGTTATGGATTTGTTAGTTTTTCTAATCCTTCTGATCTTGCTCAAGCTATAAAAGAATTGaatg GTAAATATGTGGGAAACCGACCAATCAAACTTCGGAAGAGTAATTGGAAAGAGAGGACTGACCAGGAAGCGTTAGAAAGGCAAAAG CACCATTCtcaaaaaaaaccaaaattgctAAAGAAAGGCATTCTTCATAAGTGA